From Caretta caretta isolate rCarCar2 chromosome 3, rCarCar1.hap1, whole genome shotgun sequence, a single genomic window includes:
- the GTF2H5 gene encoding general transcription factor IIH subunit 5, translated as MVNVLKGVLIECDPAMKQFLLYLDESNALGKKFIIQDLDETHVFVLAELVNFLQERVGELMDQNSFPITQK; from the exons ATGGTGAATGTCCTGAAGGGTGTTCTTATAGAATG TGATCCAGCCATGAAGCAGTTCCTGCTGTACTTGGATGAGTCAAATGCCCTGGGGAAGAAGTTCATCATACAAGACCTGGATGAAACACATGTCTTTGTGTTAGCTGAGTTGGTTAACTTCCTCCAGGAGAGAGTGGGCGAGTTAATGGACCAGAACTCTTTTCCTATAACACAAAAGTAA